One Synechococcus sp. JA-2-3B'a(2-13) genomic window carries:
- a CDS encoding phasin family protein has protein sequence MDNNSILRQLLLMGVGTTTLLAEQLRKAADDLVQKGQLNPEEASNVINNLLNQVKAEQSNFESYVQRQVRNVLQDLGVPRQSEMDELRGRLDRLERQVRNLENQVYRR, from the coding sequence TTGGACAACAACAGTATCTTACGTCAGCTCTTGCTAATGGGCGTGGGCACAACCACTCTGCTGGCAGAACAGTTGAGAAAGGCTGCCGACGACTTGGTGCAGAAGGGGCAGCTCAACCCAGAAGAGGCATCCAATGTCATCAACAACCTGCTCAACCAGGTGAAGGCCGAGCAGAGTAACTTTGAATCCTACGTTCAGCGGCAGGTGCGCAACGTCCTGCAGGATCTGGGCGTGCCCCGCCAATCGGAAATGGACGAGCTGCGCGGGCGGCTGGATCGGCTGGAGCGGCAGGTGCGCAATTTGGAAAATCAGG